The Artemia franciscana chromosome 2, ASM3288406v1, whole genome shotgun sequence genome segment CCCCCTTAATTGTACTCACTGTGTTATTCACTGTCTTCAACTTTGTTATCTTCTCTTGTTTTGTAGCTCACCTAAGACTGAAAAAGATTAGTCATCCAAACATCGATTATAGCTAGATAACGAAACTAGATTATTACTAAGTAAAGTGGTTTGGctgagtaaaaaaagaaaagaaaaagagatgaagtatttcaaaaattacttaaaaatatacaacaatgatatgtctttcatttttgaaaacacCGTAATTTTCATCTAATAAGTCCAAGACCGTTTTGTCAAAACTGCAACAGAATACAAGAATTTACATTCTTTAGCCATTGCTTCAATGAATCCATTGATTTTATCTCTACTTTATtgttatttacttttaaaattcatttaaaggCCAGTCTTCTTTATTGGAAGGTGGggaaaattttagtataaactgtataaaatttgatttattaaatgtATATCCAATAACCATATTAACATCGACGCATCTATTATAATGAGAAATTTTGCTCATATTGAGATAtaagattttatatattttcttattactGTGATTCCATAGagcctattctaattaaaaatatcttaCATTCTCAGGCTTAATGTCACAAATTTGCAAGGAATACTTTATTTAGAAAACTAGTCTATATCACAGTTGTAGAAGAATTTCTGCCATCTCTATTGTGCCTACCGTAAAATTAGAGACAGAATGCATGAGACaatacacaaacaaaaaattgtctttcTTTTACTGATTTTTCCAAGTACAAAAAGAGGTGGTGCTAAGGATATTTGGCGGCCAATTTACGCTCAAGAGCTTTTGTAGCTGTAGCACAGATCGCTGACCAAGCCCAGACAGTGACAGCTCCTGGTTGATTTAATGGCCAACTCAGATAGTACGAAAATGGAAAAAGACTATCTGGTTTTAGACGAATGATCGGTTCAGCTTTGTAATAATACATGATGACGAGCAAAATAACTCCCTGCAAAAAGAAGTCATTAACGAAGTTGTTACAGTGATCGTGCCTATGTGTGACCCATACAGAAACCTAATCGatcaatttcaattttgttccAACTGCGGTCATAAAGACCTAGTTAACTCTTACATTTGCAACAGCGTCAGGAGATTTAATACCACCACTAATACTAAAAGACTCACTATAGCATGAAACCACCTGAGGACAACAAGGCTAAGCCCACTCCACCCATATCGCAATCTAAGCAAAGCCTTCCTATTTGCAACCTCCCAAAAAGTTCCAAcatcccttaaatctttccttacgaccaCCTTATGCGAGCTTTGTGTCAcgctcagactatctgtcttggctttatctCCAaatagccatggcttgatggcaacttgattttaattcaagctCCTTCGGAGAGAGAAATTTCTTATTAGAATTACTACCATGAAAGGAAGGACAAACATTTAATCCGTTCAATGTAGGACATTAATTAAAATAGCGAACTTGAACTTTTTCTGACAGTTAGTTCAACTCGTTGATTGACTTAAACTCAAATCACTATTTTAGCAATAGCTGTAATTTATTCATCTTGGATATTTCTCTTGTCCaaagtaatattttaaattggaattaTTTGAACAAAACAGTACTAGCATTTCCTTCACGGATTTTAAGAGTGTAAACATCCAAGACGCGAGCCGTCTTTTTCACAGAAAAGGCAACATTTTGTTGGCAAACTTTCTAAATTTGCAAAAGATGGgtgttcaaataattttttttttgaatataccCATCAACAAGGGGATTAAGCAATACTGGACGAACTTAGActtatatagaaaatatttccaaagtCAAGTATTAACAATATTCGGTCTTATTTAGTCTAAGTCTCAAACTGGAGTCAGCGAAAAAACGTTGAAAATAAGCCTTAATCTAGAAAAATTAAAGTGGGGAAGAAAAACGCACATATTGAAAAATTATGCCTGTTTTTAGCTTGTGAGACACTAATCAGACAAAgatattaaatagtaaaaacaaacagatacgAGTACAATTATTGGATTACATTGTaaacacaaaaatttcaaaaagtctATAATTACACGTAGAGCTTACAAATGATAACTTACAATAATCATACCGTGTATGGTATGATTATGCAAATTACCTCATATTACCGCAAAGGTAATATGGAAGCACATACATTTATTACCCATGAGATATAGCTGCATGTGCTGCACCACAACTGTGATACGCATGGGTCACAAAATCGCAAAGGTAATATGGGAGGTAACACATTTATTACCCATCCATTTGTTGCTCCACAACTGCGACGCATGGGTTAGAAAATCACAAAGGTAATATAGgagcatataaatttattacccATGAGATATAGATGCATGTGTTGCACCACAGCTTTGGCGTATGGGTGATAATTTCTGCAACACTTCAAGTTTAGCATCAGAGGCATAGTTCTGATTTATAAGATACTAAACTTACAGCTTATTTGTGTGCAACAAACATAACCATTCTGTAATTACATGTagctttgatttatttattgttagtaTTTATACTATTATTGAATAGTATTATACTATTTATACTATTCAATCAATTGAATAATAACTGGCTGCTtgtcaaaaaaaactttaattttcaaattcgatattttttcaatcaagTAAAATCTTAAATCACAAATTTTATCCGTTTGTCTGGAATAGGGATCACCTGAGTAaatctatacatatatataaataagttgtttgtttgtgtgtctgtgtgtctgtccgcatatgacgtctgaattatttcatcatataccaattcaaaaacaaatgtattcaagctgaagtagctgagttggtaaagcgttatattccaggttctaggtccgagaggttccaggttcgaaccttggctttagcattaatacaaaagaagaaaaaaaaactaaaaaggtaaaaactacaaaaaactaaaaagaaaatactaaaaatactaaaaaaactaaaaaagctaaaaaaaaactaaaaaaaatttaaaaaactaaaaaagaaaaaaaattaaaaaaactaaaaaaaggtaaaaactacaaaaaaactaaaaagaaaaaaaaacaactaaaaactaataaaaaaactaaaaaaactaaaaaaaccaaaacctaaaaaagaaaaaaactaaaaaaaactaaaaaaaggtaaaaactacaaaaaaactaaaaagaaaaaaaaacaactaaaaactaataaaaaactaaaaaaaactaaaaactgaaaaagaaaaaaaaataaaaaaaggaaaaaaaactgaaaaataaaggagaaaaagaaaaccaaaaaccgggacacaatgaatataaatgacgaccgggacactcaaagagaaattacagactgggacactgggacacaaataacgaccgtgacatataaatgacgaccgggacactcaaagataaattacagaccggaacacggggacacaaatgacgaccgggacaccgggacacagggaatataaatgacggccgggacgctcaaagagaaattacagactgggacactgggacacaaatgacgaccgggatactgggaatataaatgacgaccgggacgcagggacacaactacaacggggacgccgggggcacagggaatgctcgattagcaatcaccatcaacaaagctcaagggcaatcattagaataatgaggtatagatctgaatacggattgtttttcccatggacaattttatgttgcatgttcaagagtcggtaaacctgacaatctatttatatgcacagacaatgggacatcgaagaatgttgtatattcgcaagttttacgtagttaaaaacatatatatatatctatctatattcacaggtgggacacagggacacaactacaatggcgcgtaactaatatggcacgtaacgacttacgcgcgcgggggggcttgggggggcgaagcgctcccaccactaggtgttggggtggcctgaagcgccaccccaacagctagtatattataaATACCATTATAATAgcaacataaataataataagtacAAGAAAACCCGCGGCCTCGCCGCCAGGCACCGGGACTCGGCAGGCTTATTGGATGgcttctcattgtcgcttgtcttctagccgcagacaatttgagacatttgctgtcttttcaaaCCGATTTCTAAacacgatatctactaagcatcaaacttttgattttctttttaaagctttttgaattgttgtaattcctggttaaaatatatacaaatatttttgcaattactagCCGCTAGGCCCCAGTACTCTGCACGCGGCAAGCTTCTTTACATGGAttttcattgtcgcttgtcttgtAACGGCAGataatttgctgtcttttcaaactgagtcttttcaaagatatttgatttttaaagcaagtccgatttctaaacACGATATCTGCTAAGcatcaaacttttggttttcttttttaagctttttgaattgttgtaattccttgttaaaaaatatacaaatatttttgcagttactAGCAACCAGGCCCCAGTACTTTGCATGCGGCAAGCTTCTTTATATGGAttttcattgtcgcttgtcttctaaccgcacacaatttgctgtcttttcatactggacttttcaaagatatttgactataaagtccaatttctaaaaaCGATATATACTAATcatcaaacttttggttttcttttttgaggtttttgaattgttttaatcccttgtcaaatatatgcaaatatttttgcaattaccagatttttgctctttacgcaaataAATGTCTTTTCACAGGCCCCGGCACTACAACAACgatttaaaaaccttaaaatatcCTAATATCTTTGAATAGACTTGTTAAAATATGTACAAATATTTTAGCAATTACAaggtttttgctctttacgcaatttaatttttttttcatactgtatcttttcaaagatatatgattattaaagcaagtctgatttctaacaacgatttctactaagcttcaaacttttgtttgtatttttaaaaatttttgaattgttagtaaaatctattcaaagatatttgattattacatcaattccaatttctaacaacgatttctacatagtttcaaacttttggttttattttttaaggtagttgaattgttgtaatcccttgttaaaatatatacaaatatttttgcaataaccagtttttttgctctttacgcaattctatttctaataagcttcaaacttttgtttatattttttaaggtttttgaatcgTTACTAAGATCTATTCAAAGATACTTGATTATTACaccaagtccgatttctaaaaATGATTTCTACTTAGCttcaaactttaaattttattttctgaggtgtttgaattgttgtaatacCTTGTTaagatatatacaaatatttttacaattaccagttttttttttctctttacgcAATCCTGTTTCTACTAcgcttcaaatttttgtttatattttttaaggtttttgaattggtactaaaatctattcaaagatatttgactattaaaGCATGTAAGATttctaacaacaatttctactgAGCTTAcagcttttagttttattttttacagtttttgaattgttgtagtcccttgttaaaatataaacaaatatttttccagctatcagttttttactgtttgtgCAAttaaatgtcttttcatactaaagGCTATTCAaggatatttgattattaaagcaagtccgatttctaacaacgatttctactaagcttcaaacttttgttttttttaggtttttgaattgttgtaatcccttgttaaaatatgtataaatatttttgcaattataagttttttgctctttacgcattttgatgtcttttcatactgtgtcttttcaaagatatttgattagtAAAGCAattccaatttctaacaacgatttctactaagcttcaaacttttgtttgtgttttctaaggtttttcaattgttactaaaatctattcaaagatatttgattgatACAGCAAGTCCGGTTTCTAACTACGATTTCTACGATTTCTACGATttctcttctatcaacaagatcgaacgcttgctcaaaatctataaaattgaTGGCTAAAGGTGTTTGGTAACTCGGGCAGTTCTCAATTTTTAACCTAAGAGCGAAAATTTGGTGtacacatcctctaccctttttaaaaccgcactgttcctttcttaaaactttatctacagcttctctcagtctaaaaagtatcatgttaCGAAGTAATTTACTACCTGCAGAGAcaagactaatgcctcgataactaccacactcactcttatcacctttcttatacagccTAAGAGCggaaatttggtcgacacatcctctactctttctaaaaccgcactgttcctctcttaaaactttgtctgcagcatctctcagtctagaAGTATTATATTACTAACCAAATTGCTACCTACAGACACTCCAGAACATAATTGTACTTGTATGCAGTCAAATggcaaacaaaaacaaaattaaaaagtcaGCAATATGTTGTTGTTTCAACAgatgttttctaatttaaatCCTTAAAAAGTACTTTTCTGGTGAAAGCAAGTGAATAATTGTCAATATCTGAACTAATGATTTATTCTCTCCGTTGCAATAGTTGAGTGTTTATAATGTAATTATAATGCATTTACGAATTAAACATAATTGAAATACGAAAATTTACACGAATTTTACGCATACATCTTGTGTGTCATGTAGCACCACACAAGCAGTGGTTTCTGGGCCTTGTCTTCTTGCGTtatataatttgtttgttttttcgtcttttttttttaaataatagacTGAATTGAAACTTACTCCAATAATGCGCACAAGCCGGGAGAAACCAAAGGCTAAAGCTGATATCTTTCCAGACGACATTTTCTCTGAAAGGTATACaaataaagtttgaaatttttgaaactttattatctttgaatttttttttacacctcACACCCTCAAACAAAACAAGCTCTTTTGAATGTTACAAcgtaagattaaaaaaaaaaattcactaaaaaatgcaatttttaagGACTCAGCCCAAATAAGGGTTATTCTTCAAGCTTCTTTCAacacaattttttattcaaaacatagaaaattCTGAAAGCTGAAATGTTCTTGGTATCTAGGTTTGTTAATTGGTGAAGAACACTAATAattatgagaaaataaaaaatgaatgagAGACAAGAAGACACGAAGATCTGAAGCATTTGTAGTACTTAAAATTtctagaaaataataatttctttaaacacattttcttccattataaaaaaaatatatataaagctAGTTTTTAGTAATGTTGATTCATCCATGAAGAGGGGAAAGGAAAGAGGGAGTCCTTCCATAAAAGCTGtctagcttttttttcaaaaattccaggtggaaataaaattaataagagaCAAGAGGACACGAGGATGTCAAGTGCTcgtagcacaaaaaaaaatctataaaataataatttctttaagCCATTTTCTTCCATGTAAAtacaatacatatatataaagttAGTTTTTGGAAATTTCGACACGTCCACGTAGACGTAGACGTCCACGTAGAGGAATGAAGGGGGATTTCCTCCATAAAAAGTGTCTaacattttcccccaaaattcCCGGTGAAAAAAGGAAGTGTTTGTAGTACAAAAAAACAtctacaaaataataatttctttaaacccacattatatatatatatatatatatatatatatatatatatatatatatatatatatatatatatatatatatatatatatatatatatactagctgttggggtggcgcttcgcgccaccccaacacctagttggtgggggcgcttcgcgccccccccaagcccccccgcgcgcgtaagtcgttacgcgccatattagttacgcgccattgtagttgtgtccctatgtcccacctgtgaatatagatagatatattatatatatgtttttaactacgtaaaacttgcgaatatacaacattctttgctgtcccattgtctgtgcatataaatagattgtcaggtttaccgactcttgaacatgcaacatataatggtccatgggaaaacaatccgtattcagatctatacctcatgattctaatgattgcccttgagctttgttgatggtgattgctaatcgaccattccctgtcccggtgtcctgatcgtcatttatatccccctgtgccccccggcgtccccgttgtagttgtgtccctgtgtcccggtcgtcatttatattttttacttatgtcctggtcattatggcttatgtatggtcatttatattccctgtgtcccggtcgtcatttgtatcccggtgtcccggtctgtatatacattcgttttttagttttgtttttctcctttatttttttccttttttatattttttcttttttagtttatttagatttttagatttttagtttttttattagtttttgtttttttttctttttagttttttcgtagtttttaccttctttttagtttttttttttacttatgtcctggtcgtcatttatactccctgtgtcccggtgctttgttgattgctaatcgaacattccttttgtcccggtcgctttctctttgagtgtcgtcatttatttttttcttttttagttcttaccttttttttagttttttttagttttttagatgaaatttttttaagtttttttcctttttttctttttagttttttattggtttttacctttttttttagcttttttagtttttttttcgttttttctttttactttttttttagtttttatcttttttatttttttttatttttattcttaattttattagttttctttttctctactatttttcagtttttccttttttttagtttttttttttagtttttagtttttttatttttttacctttttttagttttttttagttttttagcttttttatttttttttattagtttttagttttttttgtagtttttgcctttttttagttttttcagttttttgtttagtttttagttttttaccttttttagcctaaccaggatttgaacctgggaccttcattctccgttctgacaccctctctcaccgagtgactactccagcatgttcattttggtgttttaaatggtatattattaaccaaattaatgtgttttacaatatactaagcatcgtcataacaaaaatgatggcaactaatttcatgacgtcagccgaaacatgacgtcacctgatccacagatccacagatccacacacagacaacttatttttatatatatagatatatagctagattttggaaatttcGATACGTCTACATAGAAGTATACGTCCAAGTAGAGGAAGAAAAGGGGgtttccttccataaaaactatctaactttttcgaaaagccttttatcagttttttttcaagtaaattggctttttacattattttggaaaacactttttgACAGCAGGTGGTTCCCAGTTGTTgcttaacaaaataattttaacagCTTTACGGGGCGAGAAGTTTTTTACCATTCCGATATATATTCCAATATATTTCATTCCATTCCATATATATTTCATtccaaatatatttataaaaaaggctttaaattcCCCATCAAAAGTTGATAAGGGAGAGGACACATAATTATCAAATCTCAAGGAAAAAGCAGTCTGAAGCAAAAAGCAAATGATACCCTAGTCTTTAGAGGTGACACCACCTCCATTCTTATTTATGGTAGTTATTCGGTGTGAATTCACCTTTATTATAtaatgcaatttctgttcgttttaggcttaatttgacctatacaaattgCTGCTCGTTTCATGTATTGCTATGTATGTTATATGTATTATGTTATATGTTATATGTATTATGTTATgttatattatgttattatgTTATATGTTATATGTATTTTCATGTATGTTACAAATTGCTGCTCGTTTCATGTATAACTTTTTGCATGGGTTTTGCACCCCAACCAACGGAATATTTTCACGGTAAGTACCAATTAAATCACTAAAGTTATCATACCAAATGCCTTCAATCAATCCATGTTAGTCAGTTTCGAGCAGAAGCTTTTGCAGCCTTTTTCTTGCATGAAACTCAGGAGAAAAATGTTGCCGcaaaactgtattttttgtcttaaaaattaATCGATATGTGAGGTAAGCCCTTTTGTTTCAATACGATGGTTTGTATTGATTCAAATTGGCTATTTTTGTGCATTTGGCACAATCATGCATGTcgcagaagttttttttatttaatttagaagaaaattaactgatagaaaaaatattacaataataaaatatactaactggatcttttttaaatttcaatcagTTGTCACTCCGAATGTATATTAGTACATTATTTAGTGCAttaaatagatttatttaagGTTAACAAATTTTAGCCACAAACAATGCACTCTGAGGGATATAGCACATCAcaataaattcagaaaaaaatatctaacaTTAACTCTTTACTATATTGCTTTTTTAACAAACATAAAAGTTTTAACTTCATTAGCATAACCTTACTCATGATTACAACGCTAAAAGTTGTTAGCAATATATTTGCGGCAAAAAAtgaggattaaaaaaaatcctcttgcCTGTCACTATTATTATCGACGGAAGGGCTTGACTGTCATCAAGAAATGAAATCaatcatttttataaaactCTGTAAAAGCTAGTTCGTTATTAGGGgctaatttctttttatgtctCCTAGTAGCGGCTTTGATAAGGGCCTTAAGAGAGAATTTTCTCTGTCCGCATCCGAAAtcttgcgatttttttttagattttccgATTTTTCCAAGTTTATCAATGGGATTATGATACTGAAGATCTTGACACAAGAATACACAATTCGTTAAATATGTTGTGATAGATTTATTCAAATTTACTTTATGGAATAAGCAATTAAGTCTTAACAgaatcaacaaaaaaagagCTTGAATTTTCAtagtgattttgattttttcacttTACTAAGAATTTGGAATCACGATGAATGTAACTCCCCCAGTGGGACCAGATATCACCCTAGACTATATTGTCACAGTAGCAACGACTAGATTTGCAaggataatttcttaaaccacattggcctgccataatataaacaaagaaaacgatcaaaatggGGTCTTTTAAGGCCAAATGAGAATACTGAGAAAAGACACAAAGCGAACATTTCGAGAGAATAGctgcctctcttcttcagcgctaACAAAATAGtatattcaatgaaaatgccgAAGAAAAAGAccacaaaaaatacaaacaatgaaaaattaaaagaattgaattataaataaaattcaataaaagccaaaaataataagaattaaaacttttacacttggtttaatttttataatttttggtttttattgaaaattatttatcttttaattttttttttttttttcattgttttttttctcacattGACTTTCCacgtttgttttgttgtttttttcttcgccattttccttaaatataCTATTTGTTCGCGCTGAGGAAGAGAGGGAGTTGTCCTTTCGAAATATTCGTTTTGTGTGCGTAGCATGAAGCTATCATTATGTGGTCCCAAGCTTAATAATTCCGAAGAAGACATGAAGTAAGCCTTATAGAAACAGATCAGTCTtacttcttgattttcaagaaaaaaaagcgtTGCTTAAATCACAGAAATGACTGGACACTTGTATAAATATTCCAGTCCACTGAGTCTTAAGTTAGTACAAATTCATGCCAAGATCTGAGACTCGAGCTGGAACTCTTCGCAGAACCTCTACTAGAAGAGCTTGAGGAAGTGTAATAACATCTTcgataacttttttcttttcgagTCTCTTTCCTtactctttttccttttatgcTTCTTATGTTTTCCCGATTTCTTCCGATCAGATCGTTCATCCCTTGATCTTTTAcgccttttatttttcttattttcttcatcACTAGGGGAACTACGAGAGATTTCATCTCGTGATGATATTTTCAGAGGAGGAGGAGATTTCATTTTATGGTTTGGCTCAAATTCAGAATCTGAACTATCATAGTCAGCCTTGCGATACGACctttttctaaacttttttgCACTTGATTCATCACTTGAAACACTCCTCTGAATACGACGCCGCGAGGATCCTGAGCTTTCACCTACAGTTAAACTAGAGCTACTTCCAGCGCCATTCAATTGTTATCTCATAGGTCGTTTCAATCTTTCTCCATTTTTGGACTTTGGTGGGTTTGGATCAACGGGCGAGGTTGGGACAA includes the following:
- the LOC136036133 gene encoding guided entry of tail-anchored proteins factor 1-like, which produces MAVIMLVVAVLLIVMNFASFVFKKIAKLYCTDHKNERHLIEELKTVFNELKTTSMVDEFSKHAKLQRRRTKLQEELRKCQKMSSGKISALAFGFSRLVRIIGGVILLVIMYYYKAEPIIRLKPDSLFPFSYYLSWPLNQPGAVTVWAWSAICATATKALERKLAAKYP